In the Phaeobacter piscinae genome, GCCCTGTGCGCACCGGTTCCGCCAGAGCTGATCTGGCTGTTGCGCAGGGGCATTCCTCCGAAGGCCACAAGCAACTCGCCGTTTTCAACCACCGACTGCCAGCTTGGCGGGTTATGGATGAAACTCGCTGGATCACCCAGAATGTGAGACAGGATCACCTCGCCTGCTGCCAGCGAGTAGGTGTTCACCGACCTGGTATACCCGCCAATGCAATTCAGAAACCTGTGGAGTTGACTCTGTGCATGGTGAAACCGGCCCGCTCCAGACCAACCGTAGGAGCCGCCATAGATGGCTTCATTCCCGAAGGACGCCTTGACCCGGCTCAATTCATTGGCGACCAGTGTCTCGGCCTCGTCCCATGTAACCTGCACAAAAGGGTCGACACCGCGCTTGTCGGTCGCGCTGCCAGGCCCGTTTTCCAACCAGCTTTTGCGCACCATTGGCGCGTCGATCCGCAATTCATCGTCCAATACACCAATATAACCGTTGGCGATCAGGGAGGGGTTTGGATCCCGCTCAAACGGATGCAGAGCGCGAAGTTTGCCCTCGTTGACCTCGGCACGATAGACACCCCAATGCGCCGCCGTCAGCGGCAGGTTTTCGACAGGTGCCTTATGCGGCATTGAACCGACCAATCATATCGTCCCAAACTGGCACCAGATCCATCAAACCATCCCAAAACGACTGGTCTCGGCGGCGATCAAACGCTTCAAGTGAGATGCCCTGCTGCTCTACCCAAGTGTAGTAGGCAAGGTTGAAGATGCGCTCTCGGTCAAAACGGCCAAGCTCTTGCGTATGATCGATGCCCGCGCCCAGAATATGTTGACCGAATGCCTCTGCCGCCTGCATTTCAGCAAAGTTCCCACCAAAGTGGCGGCCCTCTGCAATAGCCATCTCAGTGTGATACATATCGGCGCCATCGGTCGCGACGGTCAGCACAACGTCATCTGAGCCAAGATCATTGAACTTGGCATATTTGATCGCGCCGATGATATTCGCGATGGACGACAAGCCGAGATCACCAAGCTGCGCAATCTGCTTCTGGTTCAAACCACGGTGCTGTGACAGGTATGAGCGGCCAGCAGACGTGTTGAAGACAAGATTCAGATCATCACAGGCTGTTTCAGATACGCCGATAACAAAATCAGACCCCATCACGTTGTGAATAAGCGGAACATGCTTGTCGCCGATGCCCTGAATATTGTGTTCGCCATATCCGTTATAAAGCAGTGTCGGGCATTCAAGCGCCTCGATCACACCCGTCTGGGTGCCGAGCGCCTTTTTCAGGTGATCCCCTGCCGCCAGCGTTCCGGCCGAGCCCGTCGCAGCCACAAAAGCGCGCGCGGTCTTCGTGCCATCGGCATTTAAGTGATCAAACACCCGCTGCAGAGCCGGGCCGGTCACCGCACGGTGAATGATGTAGTTCCCGTATTCGCCAAACTGGTTCAGGATCAGGTTCCCAGGGTCTTTCGCCAGTTCGTGGCAGGCGTCATAGATTTCCTTGACGTTGCTCTCTGTGCCAGGCGTGCGGTAAATGTCATTCGGGTCCGTCAGCCATCGGTTCAGCCAATCGAACCGCTCCTTGCTCATGCCCTCGGGCAGAACGGCCACCGACCGACAGCCCAGCAGAGTAGCGATCGCGACGCCGCCGCGACAATAGTTACCGGTGGATGGCCAGACAGCCCGGTGCCGAGTGGCGTCAAAAGCACCCGACATCAACCGCGGGATAAGACAACCATAGGCCGCCAGAACCTTGTGCGTATTGATCATCGGAAACCGATTGCCTAAGGCAACAACGATCTTCGCGTTCACACCAGTCAGAGCGTCGGGGAGGACAACATGCTCTGGCACCGGCACCAGGCTGTGGCGGTCTGCCCCGTTATGCCAATGCACGCGGAAGAGATTGCGTGCATCGGGTCCATCGGGGTCCGCATCCGTGATTTCAGCCATCTTTTCAGCAAGATTCGCCTCAGGGTCAGCGAGTTCGGAAATGCGCGGCAGCACAAGCTTAAGGGAGCGCAAGCGTTCTAGATTGCGGTCGTAGCTTTCTTGATGTGTGATTGCAGTTTCCAGCCCTGGAATCATCTCTTACTCTCTTTCTTGTTGGCACAGCCCTCATCAGGTTAACTGCGATTCGAGAGAAAAAACCGCAAACTGTCGTAAAACTACGACGAAATTGATTGTGATTTCAGCAAACACAGCGCATTTTGACATAGCGGTCACATTGGCGGATGTGCGGTCGATTTGCGCGACTTGTTGTCACCACCCGATGAAGCTGAGCGAGAGTGGTGCAGAGAGTTTCGAAACGCGCTTCAGTTCCTGTTGGCATTCCAATTAGAGAAATCCGTGCAGGATTTCGTCGCCGTTTGGCATCATTTGATGTATAATTCAGCGCATTGCCCCCTTATCTTGCCCTCAATCAAGCGTCGGGCAAAATGAAGACAGTTGATGAGAAATTGACAGACCTTCGCCGGTCTTTTCACCGCGACCCAGAGGTAGGTTTTAGCGAGGTGCGCACCAAGGCCAAAGTTGCGCAACAGCTTCGTGCTTTCGGTGTGGAGATGCATGAAGGGATCGGCGTCGTCGGCGTCCTGCGATCGGGTGGTGGAAATCGTACAATCGGCCTGCGAGTCGATATGGACGCGCTTCCGATCTGGAAAAGCAGCTCTCGTGATTATATCTCTAAAAACGATGGCGTGATGCATGCCTGTGGTCACGACGGCCACATGACAATGCTGCTGGGGGCGGCCGAAATACTTGCAAACGAGCCCGACTTCGACAGCAAAGTCGTAATCATTTTTCAACCGAATGAAGAACACGGGTGGGCGCACGCGCCATGATCGACGGCGGGCTTTTGGACCGGTTCCCGCTCGATGAGGTCTACGCCATTCACAGCTTGCCTGGCGCACCTTTGGGTGAGCTTTTTACTCGGGTTGGACAGATCTGCACCAGCGAAAGCCTGTTTGACATAGAGATCAGGGGGCAAGGCGGCCACGCCTCGATGCCGCATGTCGGCGTCGAGGCCATCACAGTCCGTGCCGAAATAGTCCAGGCATTGCAGACCATTGTGTCCCGAAAGCTGGCACCGAGATGCGGGGCCGTTGTCTCGGCCACGGAATTCCTGACGAATGGGCAACGCAATGTTCTGCCGGAGACCGCAAGGCTGAATGGCGATGTACGGACACGCCTGGCACAGGACAGGCAGGACGTCGAATGCTTCATGCGTCAGATAGTCGATGGTATTGCCGCAGCTCATGGCGTGGGTGCCACAGTTGCCTTCAATACCGGATCCATCGAAACCATAGATGCTCCCGGTCCCACTGAGGCAGTGATTCAGGCCTCACGAAACGCGGGCCTCGATACAATTCCTGATCGTCCCCCCATGAGCTGTTCCGAGGATTTCGCCCATTTCTGCGCCGCAGTTCCTGAATGTTTCCTGCTTTTGGGAAACGGAACCGAAAGGCCCTACATCCAACCTCTGCACGCTTCAGACTGCGATTTCAACGACGCGCTTCTCCCTATCGGTGCCGTCTTTTTGGCGCAGCTTGTGAGGGATCGCTTACCAAAAAAAAAGGCCACATGATGCCGTTACTGCCCCCCAAAGCGCATATCGAACACATCGCAGCGAACCCCGGGGAAGGAGACGCCTCATACCGTGTTTTGACACATGAGAGCTTCTTGACCGCGCGTGAGGAAATCGCCGCTTGGGACGGCTACGTACCAACGCCGCTGGTCTCACTTTCCACAATCGCAGCCGAGATTGGCGTTGGCGAAATCCTTTACAAAGATGAAGGCCCGCGCATTGGGCTTGGTAGCTTTAAGGCGTTGGGTGGATCCTATACCGCGCTGCGCGTGCTGCAACGTGAAATATCAAAGCACTTCGACAGGGCTGTCTCCCTTGCTGACGCCATAAACGGGGCATATGCCGAGGACTGCGCAAAGATCACGCTTGTATCTGCGACCGACGGCAACCACGGACGATCACTTGCCTGGGGCTGCAAACGCTTTGGCGTGCCTTGTCGCATCTACATTCATGCGGAGGTAAGCGAGGGCCGCGCCGTCGCCATGCGGGATCTTGGTGCCGATGTTGTCCGGATCGAAGGGAATTACGACGAGTCCGCCCTTCTTCAAAATCCGAGGCTGAAGAGAATGGTTGGTTCGTAGTTTCCGACACCTCCTGGCCCGGCTATTCGTTGCCCCCGCGCGATGTGATGAGTGGCTATGGCGTCATGGTGCAAGAGATCTGCAACGCGCTGGATCAGCCACCGACCCATGTGTTTTTGCAAGGTGGAGTTGGTGATTTAGCAGCGGGCGTGATCGCAGCGCTGCGCCAGTACTGGGGTGGTGCCTCTCCCCGGCCCATCATTGTAGAGCCAGAGTTGGCCGCATGCCTGTTTGAAAGCGCAAAAACCGGCGCGGCCAAAAAAGTAGACATCGCAGAAGAGGCATTGATGGCCGGGCTGTCTTGCGGCGAACCCTCGGGCCTTGCATGGGAAATCCTATCAGAGGAAGCCACCTATTACTTGACGATCCCCGAAGAGATGGTTGCCCCAACAGTACGCCTGCTGGCCAAACCACTTGCCAATGAAGCGGCTGTGCAAGCCGGAGAAAGCGCTGTCGCAGGTCTGGCTGCTTTGATCGCTGCGATGGAAGATCCTTCCCTTGCTGAAAAACTTGGCCTGTCATCAACCTCGCGTGTTCTGTTGATCGGGTCGGAAGGTGTGACAGACGCCGAGATTTTCAGCATGATCATGGAAGGTTTAGAGGCCGCTTAATGCGGGCTCCATACGCAATTGCGAGGGGGTTCAAATGCCAAGATACAAGCCGGGAGACGATGTTGGGCCGCTTGAATTCTGGCCGTTTGATTCCCCGCAAAGTGATTATGTGATCACCCGTGGCGCGCCGGAAACATATGGCCGACTAGATGCCGGAGGCCCTGGGCACACAACCCGCTATGGCATCTGGCGCTGTACCAAGGGCGCATTCGAATGCACCGAGCAAGGCGATGAGTTGATGACGGTCTTGTCCGGCCGATGCCACCTAATTCAAAACGACACGGGCCAAATCATCGAGCTTGGCCCGGGCGACAGCCTATTTATCCATGATGGTAAACGGGTCACCTGGGATGTCAGCGAAGACATCACCAAGGTGTTCTTCGGCCATAAATCGGGCGGTTACTGAGGCAGAATCTCTGTGCCCGGATGCTGAAACAGCTGGCCGAATCCGGTGAGCCTGTCCGGGAGTCCGGCGCGCCGCAGACAGCTCCAGAACTGCGCCTGATTTGACGTGATCACCGGCTTGCCGACAATCTGCTCAATCTCTTCAGCCACTTCCAGTGCGCGGATACCGCCGCAAGACAAAAAGATAGCGTCTGCCTCGGGTTGATCAATCTGAACGGCAAAGTCTCTCCAGAAGGAAGGGGTGACCTGCCCAAACTCGATCCCCGTTGCAAGGTTGAGGCCCTGAATATCGAGGATGTCAAAGCCCTTTCGAACAAGAAACTCTGCTTCGGCAGTATTGATTTCATCCAGATAGGGCGTGCCGACTACCAGTTTTTGTGCACCCACCGCCCGCAATGCATCGACCACACCCGTCACAATGCACATGGGCTGCGCCCAGGGCGCACCTTTGACAATTGCGTCAAACACGGCTTGCTCACCGTTGACGATGGACCCGCTGGTGCAGCCATAACTGACTACCTCAGGCTTCATGTCAGGTTGCAGCCGTGATGCGGCGTCGGCCATATGGTGGATATGTTGGGCGAGGGTTTCGCGCGTGGTATGGTCGTCGGTCTTCAAACGGGTGATGTGGATGCCAACACCCGGAGGCGCCATGTCGAAGAAATCCTGCTCACTCGCAAGATCCGTCGACATCAATATGAACCCAAGCTGCGCCCTGTTGTGGCGCCCGGCATCCAGAACCGGAGCCCAACTCCGGGATTTGACCTCATCGCCCGCTGAAAACACTAAAACCTCTTTCGTATGACCAGTGTCAGACGGCCTCTTTCACCGCGCTGAGGAATTGCTGTGTGCGCTCACGTTTTGGGTTCCCGAACAGCTCTGCCGGCGGTCCCTGTTCTTCGATCTTGCCGCCGTAGAAAAAACAGACGCGATCCGAAATATCGCGGGCAAAGCCCATCTGGTGCGTGACCATCAGCATTGTCAGATTGTGCTCTGAAACGAGCTTGCGAATGACGTTCGTCACCTCGCCGATGACCTCGGGGTCAAGCGCCGACGTCACCTCGTCAAACAGCATCACCTTGGGGCGCATCGCCAGCGCGCGCGCAATCGCGACGCGTTGTTGCTGCCCACCCGAGAGCCGCGAAGGGTGTTGGTCTTTCTTGTCCGCCATGCCCACGAGTTCAAGCAGCTCCTCGCCACGGTCTCGCGCCTCAGCTTTGGACAGACCGAGCACCTGAACCGGACCTTCCATGCAATTCTGGATCGCCGTCATATGCGGGAACAGGTTAAAGTGTTGAAAGCACATCCCGATATCGCTGCGCCGGGCGCGGAGGTGCTTCTCGCTAGCAGGGACAAGCTTGCCATTTTTTTCCATGTGCGTCAGCGGTTTGCCATCCACGTAGATGACGCCGCCGTTGATCTTCTCGAGCGTCATCAACATCCGCAGAACAGTGGTCTTGCCCGACCCTGACGGCCCGATGATTGACACCATTTCACCGGCTGATACATCCAGATCAAGATCATCCAGAACCACCAAAGAACCATAGGCCTTTTGCACTTTTTTGAAGCTGACCATCGGCTGGCCCGCTCTCGTGATTTCAGTTGGGAAACCCGTCAGATCTTCCATTTCTTACATTCCTAGTTTGCGGCGCACGAATCCTTCAAATGCGCGAATAAGGCCAGCGGCGGGCAAAGAGAGCGCCAGAAAGATCACACCAACCATGGTGTAGGCCTCCAAGTAGCGCCAAGTCTCGGAGCCGATTGAATTGGCGGTATGGATCAACTCGGCCACCCCGATTACCGACAGCATTGGCGTGTCCTTGAAGATCCCGACAAGGTAGTTGCCCAGCCCTGGAATCGCGGGCGGGATGGCCTGCGGGATGATCAGCCGCTTGTAGGTCTGGGCGGTGGTCATGTTCAGAGCTGTCGCCGCTTCCCACTGCCCCTTGGGCACACTGTCGAGCCCGCCGCGGTAGACCTCGGACAGGTAGCAGGAGTAGTGCAGACCGATGGCGATCATGCCAGACACCCAAGGACTGAGCGTAATCCCGAACTGGGGACCGACATAAAAGATAAAGAAGATCTGAAGGAGCAGCGGCGTCGAACGAACAAATTCCACGAATTCGCGCACCACAAACGTCAAGAGCCTGCTTGGGCTGCGCTGTGCGAGTGCAAGGACAAGCCCAAGAACCAGCGCAATGGCATAGCCCGAGGCCGCTGCCATCAGCGTGTTGCCTGTCGCCTCGATCAGGCGCGGCAAGATCTCCCAGGTGTAGTCCCAACGCCAGTCGAACTTGGGGAACCATTCGTCTCTGAAAAGCCAGTCCAACACGGGTTATGCCCTCCCCAGTTTGTGGGCCATGAACCCTTCAAGCCAACGCAAGAAAGGGGTCAGCAGGAAGCGGGCCAGAACGTAGTAGATGACCAGCGCCGCACCGAATATCTGTGCCGACTGATAGGTGCTCGCGTTGATCTGCTTGGCCTGAAACATCAGGTCGGTCACGGCAATCAGTGACACAAGCGCAGTGCCTTTCAAGATCTCGATCATCAGGTTGCCCCAGGCGGGCAACATGTTGACCAGCGCTTGTGGCAGAATGATGCGCCACATGCGTCGTGCCCCGCTCATATTGATCGCCGTTGCCGCTTCCCATTGGCCTTTCGGAACCGCCATGATGCCACCGCGAACCAGCTCGGCCCCGTAGGCACCAGCGTTTAAGCCAATAGCAATCCAACCCGCCGTGAACTTCTCAAGCGTGAGGCCAAACAGCGGCAGAACAAAGAAAATCCAATAAAGCTGAACAAGCAGCGAAGTGCCTCGGAAAATCTCAATATAGACAACGGACGAGCCTTTGATCAGCTTGTTCGAGGACATCTTCATCAATCCGAACACAAGCGCCAGTGCGACCGTTAAAACAGCCCCAAGTAGGAACTGTGCAATCGTGATGCCTGTGCCTGACATCAAGAGGGGCCAGTACTGGCCATAGAATTCAATAAGACCCACGAGTTCGCTCCGAACAGGAATGTTCAAGAAAAGTGGCAGACCAGGTTGATCTGCCACTCAAGTTCACGCTGAGGCGCGCTCACCGGTTGGCGCAGGCCCATTCTGCTGTGACGTCACCCGGAAGGTGCACTTCAGAATAATCATGCTCGCCAACAACGGCCATCATCTCGTCGCTTCCCATGTAGTCTTTGAGGGCAGCGTTGAAGGTTTCGACAAACTCTTTGTCTTCGTGACGAAAGCCGATCGCAGCGTAGTTCTTGCTCCACTCTTCCATCTGCGAAGAATCGGCGAGCTCGATTTCAGCGTGGTCAGCGGCGAGATGCTGTGCTTCGAAGTCTGTCAGGATCGCAGCAGCTGCGCGGCCTGCCTTAAGGGCGGCAACCATTTCTGTCGGGCCGGGCACCTGCATGATATTGGCATCTGCAATGCCGAGGTTCTTGGCAGCTTCCACCGTGTTGTAGCCGGCGCCGGTCACCATGATGTGGCTGCCTTCCAGCACGTCCGTATAGTTATTGATGTTTTCCGGGTTGCCTGCAGCAACCAGGATCCCATCGCCTGACTTTGCAACAGGCTCCGAGAAGGTGACGTTTTCACAACGCGAGCCCAAGACATACATGCCACCGGTGATCAGGTCGAAGCGTTCGGCCTTCAAGCCCGGGATCAATCCGCCCCAGTCTGTCACGACAGCCTCGATGTTGGTCAGGCCCATCGATGCGAGCGTCTGGATCGCAATGTCGTTTGTGAAGCCGTCTGCGTCGCCGTTCTCATTGGGATAGCCCCAAAGCGGAATGTTGGCGAAACCGACGCGGATTGTTTCACCGGCGTCGATACGGTCCTGCAAAGGACCTGCGAACACGGTTGTTGCCGATGTGGCGATTGCGATACCCGCAGTGAGTAGCATTTTGGTGAATTTCATGAGTTAGCATCCTCCTTGTTAGATGACGTTGGGGGAATGCGCGGTTGGTATTCGAGGTCTCTCGGAGGGTTAACTGACTGCAGGAGGCAACGAACGCCCCTCGGACGTACAAATCGGCGCATGATTTGGTTCTTCAGTGCTCTCCCCCAAGTCGACAGCCTTGAGACTATAGCCAAAATGAGATCATTTTCGTCTAATCTCCCCAAATCGGAATTAAATTGATTGTATTCTTCGAACTTGGTGATTTAGATCAGATCATGGATGACAAAGATTTAGAGATTCTCAGACTGGTTCAAAACGACGCGCGTCTGACGGCAGAAGCGATTGGGTGTGAAATTGGACTGTCACCGCCGGCTGTTCAGAAGCGCCTCAAAAAGCTGCGAGAAACCGGCATAATCGAGCGCGAAATAGCAGTGCTATCCCCGGTCGCATTGGGCCGGGGTATGACCGTGATTGTTCAGGTCATGCTAGAGCGAGAAAGCCGCCGGCACTTGGATGAATTCAAGCGCCGCATGCGCAGCGCACCAGCCGTCCAGCAGTGCTATTATGCGACTGGCGAGGCCGATTTCATCCTGGTCGTGATCGTGCAGGATATCGCCGAGTACGAGCAATTCACCCAAGAATATTTTTTCGATTCATCCAACGTCAGCAAATTCACGTCTTCAATCGTGATGGATCGCGTCAAGGTGTCGTTGGATATCATCTAGTCCAGCAGCGCGCGCCTAGCGTACCAGTATCAGCTCCGGCGCTGCGCGCGTTGTAAGCAGCTTAGCCTCGCCATTGGACACGACGATGTTCTCTTCATGCACCATCATCAGTCCTTCGCCATAGCTCAGCGATGGTTCGAGTGTCAGAACCATGTTCTCTTTGAGTTCGGTCTCATCAAATGCCGCGTGCGAGGGCTGTTCGGTCAACTGCATTCCTAAGCCATGGCCAAGCCGCCCGATATCGCCACCAGAGCTGTCCATCTCGGCGATGACTTTCGACATCGCAAGAAACAGATCACGGCAGGTGTTGCCTGGCCTTGCCGCATCGATCCCAGACTGAGTTGCCCGCCACAACACGTCATACGCGCGTTTGGCATCATCATGAACATCGCCAATGGCCCAGTTGCGATCAAAGTCGCAAAAATAGCCGTCCCAGGTGCACCCCGTATCCAACATCAAAACATCACCCTTCTGAAGCGGCCGCCGCGAGGGTGGTGAAATCACATCGGCATAGCCACCCTGATCGGCTGCGCCCACCACATAGGGTGCATCATCCGCGCCAGACCCTATCGCCGCCAACCTGAATTGCCGGAAAACTTCTTCAAGCGGCATCCCCTCGCCAACCAGATCCGGTACTTTGCTAAAAGCTGCGGATCCGATTGCGCAGATATGGGACAGCTTTTTGATCTCGGCAGGGGATTTGACCATCCGCAGGCCCTGAACCAGCTTGGTCACATCCGCAAACTTGATCCCGCCCAACCGCGCAACAAGACGTTCCCAATCGCCCAGCGGCATCTGCAACTTGGTCTCATGACCCTTCATCACGCCGACCCTTGCACCCACTTTTGCTAAGGGCGCCAGAAGCTCTGTCAGAAGGCTGATACCATCGTCCTCGGGTGCCGGTGCGCTCCATGTGCGGATGTCGTCGATCCAGCTGCGACGCATCAGTTCGGCGCCGATCTCAGGGATGACCGCGACCGGCTTGCCGCTCGCCGGCACGAAGACGAACCATGGCCGAGTCGGGCTTTGCCAGAACAGGGTGTGAAAGCCGGTGAAATACCGGACGTCCTGCTCGCTCATCAGCAACAATCCGGCCAAGCCATCGCGCGCCATCAGCCGCTGTGCTCTTGCCGTGCGTGCCTCGAATTCCGTATTCTGAAATCCCCGCTCGGGGGCTGCGTCGGCGAGTGACATTGCTTTGTTCCTTTATCGGCGGGTCACGATGGCATGGGCCGAGAACTCGGCCATTTCTCCTCGCCAGACCTGCCGCCCAAAACAGAACGGCACGCCATTTGCATCGCGGATGACCTGTTCCAGTTCGATCACGGTATGGCTGGCGGAAATTCCCAGAAGCTGTGCCTCTTGCTCCTGAACGCCGCGCATTCGGATCACGATGTCGCCGGTGGCGGCAGAGGTCTGGTACTGTGTTTCGAGTATCTGCGTCGTCGACTGCCGCAGATCATGGCGCAGGAAATCGGGGAATCGATCCGCGACGAGGGACTCGGTCTCGATAAAAATTGGGTGATCACCGGTATGAAACAGCCGCGTATAGGCTGTAACGCGACACCCTTCGGGCTGCCCAAGACGTGCGGCCAGTTTGCCGTCCATCGCGGTCTCGACCGTGTCGATCACCTCGATTTGAAGGTCGATGTTACTGGCCTGCGCGTTGCTGACGAAGCTGACCATGTTGCTTACATTGTAGCTCAGTCGCTGGGGTGAAACAAACCGCCCGCGACGGTCCGAGCTGTAGACCACCCCTTCGGTTTCCAGCGCCTCAAGCGCCCTGCGCCCGGTCATGCGGCTCACACTGTATTGTTCGGACAGGCTGCGCTCTGATGGAAGAATATCGTGCTCTTTCAATTCCTTCCGCGCAATCTGACCGCGAATATCGTCTGCGATTTGCAGAAACCGCGGCCGGGCAATCGCTGCATCTGTTTCGATATCGCTGTCATGCCCGCTTAACATTTCCCGCGCTCCAGAATTACAAAATTGCGCACAGAGTATTTGGTATATACCAGTCAGCGCAAGCGATTGTTTGATATTGACAGGTCCCGTTGCGCCGATGTAGTTACAAAAATTATAACTGGTATATACCAGATTGCGGGAGAAAGCAAATGAACCTTTTGACCCGAGACCGAAAAAACAACTTCTGGCGCGATGGCCGCGGAAAGCCGGGCAGATGTGAGACGTCCGGCGAGACCCTCACTGGTCACCCCTGTTTCGATCGTCAGCCCCGCCTCACCGCTGATATGGGCTAGGCCCCATCCCGCAGGAGAGATCAGTCATGATACAGAACGACCACGTCGAAACGCTTGATTTCACGACAGACGGTGGCTTGGGAACGCGTGCGCGCTTTGGCCTTGTCGTGTTGCAGACAGATCAAACGATTGAGCATGAATTTGCCCGCATTTTTTCAAAACAGGACGATGTGGCCCCCTATGCCGCGCGCATACCCAATACGATGGACGTATCGCCCGAGACGCTCCGCCAGATGGCGGCGGACCTTCCGCATGCGGCCGCGCTTTTGCCAGAACGCTTTGGCTTCGACGTGATCGGTTATGCCTGCACCTCTGGCGCCACAATGATCGGCGAGGACCGCGTCGACACCCTGATCCGCGGCGTTCATCCCGCTGCCAAAACGACCAACCCGATCACCGCCTGCAAGGCCGCAATGGCCGCGCTTGGGCTGAACCGGATCGCGCTGGTTACGCCTTATCCGGTCGATGTGACCCTGGCGATGCAGGCCAACCTTAGGGAGGCCGGATACGACACAACCGCCGTGGCCACATTCGATCAGTCCGATGATTTCACCGTCGCGAGGATCAGTGCAGACAGCATCCTCAAGGCCGTGCGTCATATCGGTAACCGCAGAGATTGCGACGGGGTATTCGTTTCTTGCACAAGCCTGCGCGCCCTTGAGGTCATTCCATTGGCCGAGGCCGCAATCCGCAAACCGGTCATCGCCTCCAATCAAGCACTCGCGTGGCACATGATGCGTCTTGCGGGGCTAAATGACGCTCCGGAGAACTGTGGGCGGCTCTTTCAGGCATCACTCAGATAGACAGGATCTACCATGGCAAACCCCCTCCCCACCCACGCCCAAGTTGTTATCATTGGCGGCGGCATTCATGGCTGTTCCGTGGCCTATCACCTGGCTAAGGCGGGTTGGAAAGACGTCATTCTTCTGGAACGCAAGACGCTGACCAGCGGCACGACATGGCACGCCGCAGGCCTTGTTGGACAACTCCAGGGAAGCCACGCGACAACGGCTTTCGCCAGCTACGGGGTCGAACTGCTTCAGGAAATCGAAGCCGAGACCGGCCAGAACCCGGGTTTCCGGCAATCGGGCTCGATCTCCATCGCCGTGAACGAGGAACGGCTGGCCGAACTCAAGCGCAAGGCGGATTTTGCTTCCCTCTTCGGAATCGAAGCGCACTACATGAACACCGCCG is a window encoding:
- a CDS encoding Lrp/AsnC family transcriptional regulator produces the protein MDDKDLEILRLVQNDARLTAEAIGCEIGLSPPAVQKRLKKLRETGIIEREIAVLSPVALGRGMTVIVQVMLERESRRHLDEFKRRMRSAPAVQQCYYATGEADFILVVIVQDIAEYEQFTQEYFFDSSNVSKFTSSIVMDRVKVSLDII
- a CDS encoding M24 family metallopeptidase, translated to MSLADAAPERGFQNTEFEARTARAQRLMARDGLAGLLLMSEQDVRYFTGFHTLFWQSPTRPWFVFVPASGKPVAVIPEIGAELMRRSWIDDIRTWSAPAPEDDGISLLTELLAPLAKVGARVGVMKGHETKLQMPLGDWERLVARLGGIKFADVTKLVQGLRMVKSPAEIKKLSHICAIGSAAFSKVPDLVGEGMPLEEVFRQFRLAAIGSGADDAPYVVGAADQGGYADVISPPSRRPLQKGDVLMLDTGCTWDGYFCDFDRNWAIGDVHDDAKRAYDVLWRATQSGIDAARPGNTCRDLFLAMSKVIAEMDSSGGDIGRLGHGLGMQLTEQPSHAAFDETELKENMVLTLEPSLSYGEGLMMVHEENIVVSNGEAKLLTTRAAPELILVR
- a CDS encoding GntR family transcriptional regulator, whose protein sequence is MLSGHDSDIETDAAIARPRFLQIADDIRGQIARKELKEHDILPSERSLSEQYSVSRMTGRRALEALETEGVVYSSDRRGRFVSPQRLSYNVSNMVSFVSNAQASNIDLQIEVIDTVETAMDGKLAARLGQPEGCRVTAYTRLFHTGDHPIFIETESLVADRFPDFLRHDLRQSTTQILETQYQTSAATGDIVIRMRGVQEQEAQLLGISASHTVIELEQVIRDANGVPFCFGRQVWRGEMAEFSAHAIVTRR
- a CDS encoding maleate cis-trans isomerase family protein encodes the protein MIQNDHVETLDFTTDGGLGTRARFGLVVLQTDQTIEHEFARIFSKQDDVAPYAARIPNTMDVSPETLRQMAADLPHAAALLPERFGFDVIGYACTSGATMIGEDRVDTLIRGVHPAAKTTNPITACKAAMAALGLNRIALVTPYPVDVTLAMQANLREAGYDTTAVATFDQSDDFTVARISADSILKAVRHIGNRRDCDGVFVSCTSLRALEVIPLAEAAIRKPVIASNQALAWHMMRLAGLNDAPENCGRLFQASLR